The nucleotide sequence GGTAGAGGGTGTGAAGATCCTCGGGAGGCAAGCCGGGATCGAGCGCCTGGTCCACCTCGCCGCTGGGGGCGAGGATCTGCAGGGTCTCGATGCCGAAGCTCGCCAGTTCCGTTCTCGGCATTGCCGTCCTTTCGCTGAGGCGGGCGCAGAGGGCGGGAGGCGGAGACTCTCGCCGGCAGGCCTGCATTGACGGGGGGCGCGCGCCGGCGGCGACCTCGTTCCTGTGCTGGGGTCAAGCGGCGGTCGTCCGGCGCCGGCCCGCTCACACTAACCCGAGCGCCCTGTCGCCGCAAGGGTTCCGGCGGCAGGCGACAAGAGGGTCCGGCGCTCCGTTTTGGCCGCAGCGCCCCGGTCCCGCTCTTGCGCTTCCGGCCGGCTTGCGGCATTGATGGGTGCGTTCCTTCAGCGAAGCGGAGATCCCGTGAACTTGCTCATCGTCAGCGGCTCGACGCGAGCGCGCAGCCGCACCCGAGCGCTGGCCACCGGCCTCGTCTCCGTGGCCGAGACCGCGGGGGCCTCCGTGCGCCTGCTCGACCTGCACGCGACGCGCCTGCCGCTCTTCGAGTCCGGCAATGCCGACCTGGCCGCGCGGCCCGAGGTCGAGGAGATCAAGGACAGCGCCGCCTGGGCCGACGGCTTCCTGCTCGGCACGCCGGAGTACCACGGCGGCGTCAGCAGCGCGCTCAAGAACTGGCTGGACTACCTCTACGAGGAACTGGCCGGCAAGCTGGCCGGCGTCTACGCGGTGACGGGTGGCGGCGGGGGCGACATGTCCATCACCGCGGTCAAGAACAGCGTGCACTGGTGTCACGG is from Candidatus Latescibacterota bacterium and encodes:
- a CDS encoding NAD(P)H-dependent oxidoreductase, coding for MNLLIVSGSTRARSRTRALATGLVSVAETAGASVRLLDLHATRLPLFESGNADLAARPEVEEIKDSAAWADGFLLGTPEYHGGVSSALKNWLDYLYEELAGKLAGVYAVTGGGGGDMSITAVKNSVHWCHGFTLPFHAAARGVDFDGLALQNEKVRDRLERLVRDLVRYAPVLRSTFESARAQGKGPEAGFAGFHAD